In Trueperaceae bacterium, the following are encoded in one genomic region:
- the lepA gene encoding elongation factor 4 — translation MEIRNFSIIAHVDHGKSTLADRILELTQSVSQRERRDQMLDSLELERERGITIKATPMRLHYLADDGNTYQFNLIDTPGHVDFNYEVSRALRACEGVLLVIDAAQGVEAQTIQNAYLAADNGLEILPVINKIDLPAADVPAAIAELEDIIGVPGDHAVAVSAKTGENVRAVLEGIVQHLPAPKGDAAGPLRALIFDAVYDAYQGVIAFIRVFDGTLKAKDRVRIFSTGKVVEVERVGFFRPEPTVSAELTVGEVGWFTAGIKEIADTQIGDTITGAERPTDRPVPGFKPAMPVVFSGLYPTDTEDYPRLREALEKLRLNDAAFSFEPETSEALGFGFRCGFLGLLHADIVQARLEREFDLSLIATAPGVVYKVVTTDGAAFDVQNPSELPTPDRLESIAEPFVALSVFLPEEYVGAAMGLLQEKRGEMKDMVYHGHRVELRYDVPFGEILYDFHDRLKSLSRGYASMDYQFLGYRDGDLVKIDVLVNEEKVDALSIIAHRDKAYDVGRRMVDRMAEVIPRQMFAIPVQAAIGGKILARATVKAFRKDVLAKCYGGDITRKKKLLEKQKKGKARMKQIGTVEVPQEAFLAVLSTEE, via the coding sequence GTGGAGATCCGGAACTTCTCGATCATCGCCCACGTCGACCACGGCAAGTCGACGCTGGCGGATCGTATCCTCGAACTCACCCAGAGCGTCTCGCAGCGGGAGCGCCGCGACCAGATGCTCGACTCGCTCGAGCTCGAGCGGGAGCGCGGCATCACCATCAAGGCCACGCCCATGCGGCTTCACTACCTTGCCGACGACGGCAACACCTACCAGTTCAACCTGATCGACACCCCGGGCCACGTCGACTTCAACTACGAGGTCTCCCGCGCGCTGCGCGCCTGCGAGGGCGTGCTGCTCGTGATCGACGCGGCGCAGGGGGTCGAGGCGCAGACCATCCAGAACGCCTACCTCGCGGCCGACAACGGCCTCGAGATCCTCCCCGTCATCAACAAGATCGACCTGCCTGCCGCCGACGTGCCCGCCGCCATCGCCGAGCTGGAGGACATCATCGGCGTGCCCGGCGACCACGCCGTGGCCGTGTCGGCCAAGACGGGCGAGAACGTGCGCGCCGTCCTCGAGGGCATCGTCCAGCACCTACCGGCGCCCAAGGGCGACGCGGCGGGCCCGCTGCGCGCCCTCATCTTCGATGCCGTCTACGACGCCTATCAGGGCGTGATCGCCTTCATCCGCGTGTTCGACGGCACGCTCAAGGCCAAGGACCGCGTCCGCATCTTCTCGACCGGCAAGGTGGTGGAGGTCGAGCGGGTGGGTTTCTTCAGGCCGGAGCCCACGGTGTCGGCGGAACTCACGGTCGGCGAGGTCGGCTGGTTCACGGCCGGCATCAAGGAGATCGCCGACACGCAGATCGGCGACACCATCACCGGCGCCGAGCGGCCCACCGACCGGCCCGTGCCTGGCTTCAAGCCCGCCATGCCGGTGGTGTTCTCCGGCCTCTACCCGACCGACACGGAGGACTACCCGCGCCTGCGCGAGGCGCTCGAGAAGCTGCGACTCAACGACGCCGCCTTCTCGTTCGAGCCGGAGACGTCGGAGGCCCTCGGCTTCGGGTTCCGCTGCGGCTTCCTCGGCCTGCTTCACGCCGACATCGTGCAGGCGCGGCTCGAGCGCGAGTTCGACCTGTCGCTCATCGCCACGGCCCCGGGCGTGGTCTACAAGGTCGTCACCACCGACGGCGCGGCTTTCGACGTGCAGAACCCGAGCGAGCTGCCCACCCCCGACCGGCTCGAGTCGATAGCCGAGCCGTTCGTGGCGCTGTCGGTCTTCCTGCCGGAGGAGTACGTCGGCGCCGCCATGGGCCTGTTGCAGGAGAAGCGCGGCGAGATGAAGGACATGGTCTACCACGGGCACCGCGTGGAGCTCAGGTACGACGTCCCGTTCGGCGAGATCCTTTACGACTTCCACGATCGCCTCAAGTCGCTGTCGCGTGGCTACGCCTCGATGGACTACCAGTTCCTCGGCTACCGGGATGGCGACCTCGTCAAGATCGACGTGCTCGTGAACGAGGAGAAGGTCGACGCCCTGTCGATCATCGCGCACCGCGACAAGGCGTACGACGTCGGCAGGCGCATGGTCGACCGCATGGCCGAGGTCATCCCGCGCCAGATGTTCGCGATCCCGGTTCAGGCCGCGATAGGGGGCAAGATCCTGGCGCGCGCCACGGTCAAGGCGTTCCGCAAGGACGTGCTGGCCAAGTGCTACGGCGGCGACATCACCCGCAAGAAGAAGCTGCTCGAGAAGCAGAAGAAGGGCAAGGCGCGCATGAAGCAGATCGGCACCGTGGAGGTGCCGCAGGAGGCCTTCCTGGCGGTGCTGAGCACCGAG
- the tilS gene encoding tRNA lysidine(34) synthetase TilS: protein MDSPTDAPAPDLERRFAAALTRLAPPTAALVVAVSGGADSVAAALLVAATGRPFTVAHLDHGLRAESASDAEFVAGLAAELGVTARLEAVDARGVAAARGWNLEDAARRLRYAFLHRVLKEASAGGGRAGAVVVAHTLDDQAETFLLQLMRGAAYPAGMAERRGAVVRPLLAERRGELRAYLLGRGRTWREDATNLDASRNRAWVRHAVLPAWEERFPGVTTRLAATAGELRAARGALEDLARTRFGRGSAPTAPLASAPAALRRTAIATRLRAAGAPVTSATLGEVEAAVLESARRGSEAAPWRRDVGRGARATVAYGRLTVERLAAGGTDAPGETVVVSPEQLPLGVDPAVLGLSAPLVLRARRPGDRIRLPGGSKLVSDLLIDRKVPRAERDALKVLASGPRVLWVEGVAAEAGVLLAGEAPRDDRRFMRLALAEARAALAAGEVPVGAVVAVGGEVVARAHNLTEAGRDPTAHAELLALRAAARAVGDWRLPEATLYVTLEPCPMCLGAALQAQLGRLVYGAANLREGALGGVIDMTAGAWKRFPEVAGGVEADAAAALLRGAFALRREAQG, encoded by the coding sequence GTGGACAGCCCCACTGACGCCCCGGCGCCGGACCTCGAGCGCCGCTTCGCCGCCGCCCTGACGCGCTTGGCGCCGCCAACCGCCGCCCTCGTGGTGGCCGTGTCGGGCGGCGCCGACTCCGTGGCGGCCGCGCTGCTGGTGGCCGCGACGGGCAGGCCGTTCACGGTGGCGCACCTCGACCACGGCCTGCGCGCCGAGTCTGCCAGTGACGCGGAGTTCGTGGCCGGCCTAGCGGCCGAGCTCGGCGTGACAGCGCGCCTGGAGGCCGTTGACGCCCGCGGGGTGGCCGCGGCCCGCGGCTGGAACCTCGAGGACGCCGCGAGGCGCTTGCGTTACGCCTTCTTGCACCGGGTCCTGAAGGAGGCGAGCGCCGGCGGCGGGAGGGCCGGCGCCGTGGTGGTCGCCCACACCCTCGACGACCAGGCGGAGACCTTCCTCCTCCAGCTGATGCGCGGCGCGGCGTACCCTGCGGGCATGGCCGAGAGGCGCGGCGCGGTCGTGCGACCGCTCCTCGCCGAGCGGCGCGGCGAGCTGCGCGCCTACCTCCTCGGTCGGGGCCGGACGTGGCGCGAGGACGCCACCAACCTCGACGCGAGCCGCAACCGCGCCTGGGTGAGGCACGCCGTCCTGCCGGCCTGGGAGGAGCGGTTCCCGGGCGTCACGACGCGCCTCGCCGCCACGGCAGGCGAGCTGCGCGCCGCGCGCGGCGCCCTCGAGGACCTGGCTCGGACGCGCTTCGGACGAGGTAGCGCCCCCACCGCCCCGCTGGCGAGCGCCCCGGCCGCGCTGCGGCGCACCGCCATCGCCACGAGGCTGCGCGCCGCCGGGGCGCCGGTCACGAGCGCGACGCTCGGCGAGGTCGAGGCGGCCGTGCTCGAGTCGGCGCGGCGGGGCTCCGAAGCGGCGCCCTGGCGCCGCGACGTCGGCCGCGGCGCGCGCGCCACCGTGGCGTACGGCCGCCTCACCGTCGAGCGCCTCGCCGCCGGCGGCACGGACGCCCCCGGCGAGACGGTGGTGGTCTCGCCCGAGCAGTTGCCGCTCGGGGTGGACCCGGCCGTGCTGGGCCTCTCGGCCCCGCTCGTCCTCAGGGCGCGACGCCCCGGCGACCGCATCCGGCTCCCCGGCGGCAGCAAGCTCGTCAGCGACCTGCTCATCGACCGCAAGGTCCCGCGCGCGGAACGCGACGCCCTGAAGGTCCTGGCCTCCGGCCCACGGGTGCTGTGGGTGGAGGGCGTGGCGGCCGAAGCCGGCGTGCTGCTAGCGGGGGAAGCGCCGCGGGACGACCGCCGGTTCATGCGCCTGGCCCTGGCCGAGGCGCGCGCCGCCCTGGCCGCAGGCGAGGTGCCCGTCGGCGCTGTGGTCGCGGTCGGGGGCGAGGTCGTGGCGCGGGCGCACAACCTGACGGAGGCGGGGCGCGACCCGACGGCCCACGCCGAGCTGCTGGCCCTCAGGGCGGCCGCGCGAGCGGTTGGCGATTGGCGCCTGCCGGAGGCAACGCTCTACGTGACCCTCGAGCCGTGCCCGATGTGCCTTGGCGCGGCCCTGCAGGCTCAACTGGGCCGGCTCGTCTACGGCGCGGCCAACCTGCGGGAGGGGGCGCTCGGCGGCGTCATCGACATGACCGCGGGCGCCTGGAAGCGGTTCCCGGAGGTAGCGGGTGGCGTCGAGGCGGACGCCGCCGCCGCCCTCCTGAGGGGAGCGTTCGCGCTCAGGCGGGAGGCCCAGGGCTAG
- a CDS encoding phosphopentomutase: MTVTLVVLDSVGVGALPDAAQFGDAGAHTLDHVLRTTGATLPNLAALGLGAITGVSALPAPPAPAASHGRLAELSAGKDTTTGHWEFMGVVTERPFRTYERFPDAVMARFDAATGVGHLGNYPASGTTILDELGEEHMRTGHPIVYTSADSVFQVAAHVDVVPLDTLYAWCQAARDILRGDDQVARVIARPFTGVPGAFVRLGDKRHDYSLAPPANVLDALKTAGREVIGVGKIPDIYAHRGFTREVAAGTNRLGVERTLELMAERPHGLVFTNLVEFDSLYGHRRDPRGYAAALQEFDSRVPELLAAVGEDDALLLVSDHGNDPTWPGTDHTREHGLLLYYRPGRPGRDLGTRGTFADVGATVADLLGVDWDGLGTSFA, encoded by the coding sequence ATGACCGTCACCTTGGTCGTCCTCGACTCGGTGGGCGTCGGCGCGTTGCCGGACGCCGCCCAGTTCGGCGACGCGGGGGCGCACACGCTGGATCACGTGCTGCGGACCACCGGCGCCACCCTCCCCAACCTGGCGGCGCTCGGGTTGGGCGCCATCACGGGCGTGAGCGCCCTACCCGCCCCGCCAGCGCCCGCGGCGAGCCACGGCCGCCTCGCGGAGCTGTCGGCCGGCAAGGACACGACCACGGGCCACTGGGAGTTCATGGGGGTCGTGACGGAGCGGCCGTTCCGCACCTACGAGCGCTTCCCCGACGCCGTGATGGCGCGGTTCGACGCGGCCACGGGCGTGGGCCACCTCGGCAACTACCCGGCGTCGGGCACTACCATCCTCGACGAGCTGGGCGAGGAGCACATGCGCACCGGCCACCCGATCGTCTACACCAGCGCGGACAGCGTCTTCCAGGTGGCGGCACACGTCGACGTCGTGCCGCTCGACACGCTGTACGCATGGTGCCAGGCGGCACGCGACATCCTGCGCGGCGACGACCAGGTGGCCCGCGTCATCGCTCGCCCCTTCACGGGGGTGCCCGGCGCGTTCGTGCGGCTGGGCGACAAGCGCCACGACTACTCGCTGGCGCCGCCCGCCAACGTCCTCGACGCGCTGAAGACCGCGGGCCGCGAGGTGATCGGGGTCGGGAAGATCCCCGACATCTACGCGCACCGCGGCTTCACGCGCGAGGTGGCGGCCGGCACGAACCGCCTCGGGGTGGAGCGGACGTTGGAGTTGATGGCGGAGCGCCCGCACGGCCTGGTGTTCACGAACCTGGTGGAGTTCGATTCGCTCTACGGCCACAGGCGCGACCCGCGCGGCTACGCGGCGGCGCTACAGGAGTTCGACTCGCGCGTACCCGAGCTCCTGGCGGCCGTCGGCGAGGACGACGCCCTGCTGCTCGTGAGCGATCACGGCAACGACCCCACCTGGCCCGGCACCGACCACACGCGCGAGCACGGCCTGCTCCTCTACTACCGCCCGGGACGGCCCGGGCGCGACCTCGGCACCCGCGGCACGTTCGCCGACGTGGGCGCCACCGTCGCCGACCTGCTGGGCGTCGACTGGGACGGGCTCGGGACGAGCTTCGCCTGA
- the rplQ gene encoding 50S ribosomal protein L17, whose product MRHMIRGRKLNRSSSHRSALARSQATALLRHGRIKTTVSKAKSLQPFVEKLITTARGGDLHSRRLVAREIHDVEVQRKLMDEIAPRYVGRPGGYTRIYRLTTRRGDGVQEALIELVND is encoded by the coding sequence ATGCGCCACATGATCCGCGGCCGCAAGCTCAACCGCTCCAGCAGTCACCGTTCGGCCCTGGCCCGCAGCCAGGCCACGGCGCTGCTGCGGCACGGCCGCATCAAGACCACCGTCAGCAAGGCCAAGAGCCTGCAGCCCTTCGTCGAGAAGCTCATCACGACCGCGCGCGGCGGCGACCTGCACTCGCGCCGGCTCGTGGCGCGCGAGATCCACGACGTCGAGGTGCAACGCAAGCTGATGGACGAGATCGCGCCCCGCTACGTCGGGCGCCCGGGCGGCTACACCCGCATCTATCGCCTCACCACGCGGCGCGGCGACGGCGTGCAGGAAGCCCTCATCGAGCTCGTCAACGACTGA
- a CDS encoding DNA-directed RNA polymerase subunit alpha, with protein sequence MHIIPDFKAKVTGSYGEFVVEPLPRGFGVTLGNPLRRILLSSVPGTAVTSVYIEDVLHEFSTIDGVREDVMQIILNLKDLVVKMHDDDPVTLTLRVDQPGEVTAKQFDVPSNAEVVNPDLHIATLSKGGKLVMEVRVERGVGYVPAEVHGTKDRINSIPVDAIYTPVRRVAYRVEDTRVGQRTDLDRLVLRVWTDGSVDPRDALDTAVDTLRGQLNVFNGEGLVEEEAPPAILLTPGKPGGEEEVVEEVTLSLESLDLSSRVLHSLQEEGIDSVNALLALSERDLKKVGGVGEKSLDEIKERLAARGFSLKE encoded by the coding sequence GTGCACATCATCCCAGATTTCAAGGCCAAGGTCACAGGCAGTTACGGCGAGTTCGTGGTCGAGCCGCTGCCGCGCGGCTTCGGCGTCACGCTAGGCAACCCGCTGAGGCGCATCCTGCTCTCTTCGGTGCCGGGCACCGCGGTGACCAGCGTGTACATCGAAGACGTGCTGCACGAGTTCTCGACCATCGACGGGGTGCGCGAGGACGTGATGCAGATCATCCTCAACCTCAAGGACCTCGTCGTGAAGATGCACGACGACGACCCCGTCACGCTCACGCTCAGGGTCGACCAACCGGGCGAGGTGACCGCCAAGCAGTTCGACGTGCCGTCGAACGCCGAGGTCGTCAACCCCGACCTGCACATCGCGACGCTGTCGAAGGGCGGCAAGCTCGTGATGGAGGTGCGGGTCGAGCGCGGCGTCGGCTACGTCCCGGCCGAGGTGCACGGCACCAAGGACCGCATCAACTCGATCCCCGTCGACGCCATCTACACGCCCGTCAGGCGCGTGGCCTACCGCGTCGAGGACACGCGCGTCGGGCAGCGCACCGACCTCGACCGGCTCGTGCTGCGCGTCTGGACCGACGGCAGCGTCGACCCGCGCGACGCGCTCGACACCGCCGTCGATACGCTGCGCGGCCAGCTCAACGTCTTCAACGGCGAGGGCCTGGTGGAGGAGGAGGCGCCGCCGGCGATCCTCCTCACCCCCGGCAAGCCCGGCGGCGAGGAGGAGGTCGTCGAGGAGGTCACGCTGAGCCTCGAGAGCCTCGACCTCTCCAGCCGCGTGCTGCACTCGCTGCAGGAGGAGGGCATCGACTCCGTCAACGCCCTACTGGCGTTGTCGGAGCGCGACCTCAAGAAGGTCGGCGGCGTCGGCGAGAAGTCGCTGGACGAGATCAAGGAGCGCCTCGCGGCGCGCGGCTTCAGCCTAAAGGAGTAA
- the rpsD gene encoding 30S ribosomal protein S4: MGRYRGPIVKISRREGANLAETPKVQRYMERHPYPPGQHGQRRRRKPSDYGVRLREKQKLRFLYNMSEKQFRNLFEEAERAEGSTGTVFLQLLESRLDNVVYRLGIAYTRRQGRQFVAHGHILVNGKRVDVPSYRVRPGDVVEVSARAKKNAVIQANIEDRRRGKLNPWLEFDADAMKGRFLHRPSREDIMVPVNELQVIEYYSR; this comes from the coding sequence ATGGGTCGATACAGAGGACCGATCGTTAAGATCTCGCGCCGCGAGGGCGCCAACCTGGCCGAGACGCCCAAGGTTCAGAGGTACATGGAGCGCCACCCGTACCCCCCGGGCCAGCACGGCCAGCGGCGCCGCCGCAAGCCGAGCGACTACGGCGTGCGACTCCGCGAGAAGCAGAAGCTCCGCTTCTTGTACAACATGAGCGAGAAGCAGTTCCGCAACCTCTTCGAGGAGGCCGAACGCGCCGAGGGGTCGACGGGCACCGTCTTCCTGCAGCTGCTCGAGTCGCGCCTCGACAACGTCGTCTACCGCCTGGGAATCGCCTACACGCGGCGCCAGGGGCGGCAGTTCGTCGCGCACGGCCACATCCTGGTCAACGGCAAGCGCGTCGACGTGCCGTCCTACCGGGTGCGCCCGGGCGACGTCGTCGAGGTGAGCGCCCGCGCCAAGAAGAACGCCGTGATCCAGGCCAACATCGAGGACCGCCGGCGGGGCAAGCTGAACCCGTGGCTCGAGTTCGACGCCGACGCCATGAAGGGCCGCTTCCTGCACCGCCCGTCGCGTGAAGACATCATGGTCCCCGTCAACGAGCTTCAGGTCATCGAGTACTACTCGCGCTAA
- the rpsK gene encoding 30S ribosomal protein S11, giving the protein MAKSTSKNTKKRVKRSLSEGKAFIHASYNNTIVTITDMDGNTVAWSSAGSIGYKGSKKGTPYAAQLAAADATRKAQNMGVSQVDIVIRGTGSGREQAIRSIQATGVNVRTIIDDTPTPHNGCRPRKRKRP; this is encoded by the coding sequence ATGGCCAAGAGCACCAGCAAGAACACGAAGAAGCGGGTCAAGCGCTCCCTCTCCGAGGGCAAGGCGTTCATCCACGCTTCCTACAACAACACCATCGTCACCATCACCGACATGGACGGCAACACGGTCGCCTGGTCCTCCGCCGGCTCGATCGGCTACAAGGGCTCGAAGAAGGGCACGCCGTACGCCGCCCAGCTCGCCGCCGCCGACGCCACCCGCAAGGCCCAGAACATGGGCGTGTCGCAGGTCGACATCGTCATCCGCGGCACCGGTTCGGGCAGGGAGCAGGCAATACGCTCAATCCAGGCGACCGGCGTGAACGTACGCACCATCATCGACGACACCCCCACCCCCCACAACGGCTGCCGGCCGCGCAAGCGGAAGCGCCCCTGA
- the rpsM gene encoding 30S ribosomal protein S13, translating to MARIAGVDLPRDKRIEAALPYIYGIGWSRSAEILAKAEVDASTRVKDLTESEVSRLREVVDRDYKVEGDLRREVLLNIKRLMDIGCYRGLRHRRGLPVRGQSTKTNARTRKGPRRTVAGKKKAPKK from the coding sequence GTGGCGCGCATCGCCGGCGTCGACCTGCCACGTGACAAGCGCATCGAGGCCGCGCTGCCGTACATCTACGGCATCGGCTGGAGTCGCTCGGCCGAGATCCTCGCCAAGGCCGAGGTCGACGCCAGCACGCGCGTCAAGGACCTCACCGAGTCCGAGGTCAGCCGCCTGCGCGAGGTCGTTGACCGCGACTACAAGGTCGAGGGCGACCTGCGCCGCGAGGTGCTCCTCAACATCAAGCGCCTCATGGACATCGGTTGCTACCGCGGGCTGCGCCACCGGCGCGGCCTCCCGGTGAGGGGCCAGTCCACCAAGACGAACGCGCGCACCCGCAAGGGCCCGCGCCGCACCGTGGCCGGCAAGAAGAAGGCCCCGAAGAAGTAA
- the rpmJ gene encoding 50S ribosomal protein L36, whose protein sequence is MKVRASVKPMCDKCKVIRRHGRVYVICSSNPTHKQRQG, encoded by the coding sequence ATGAAAGTACGGGCTTCAGTGAAACCAATGTGTGACAAGTGCAAGGTGATCAGGCGTCACGGCCGCGTCTACGTGATCTGCTCTAGCAACCCGACGCACAAGCAAAGGCAGGGCTGA
- the infA gene encoding translation initiation factor IF-1, whose translation MRTEGVVLEARPNTTFLVQLDAGPEILAHVGGKMRRHYIRILPGDRVVLEISTYDPEKGRIVYRK comes from the coding sequence AGTGCTCGAGGCGCGCCCGAACACGACGTTCCTCGTCCAGCTGGACGCAGGACCCGAGATTCTTGCCCACGTCGGGGGCAAGATGCGCCGTCACTACATCCGCATCCTCCCGGGCGACCGCGTCGTCCTCGAGATCAGCACCTACGACCCCGAGAAGGGTCGCATCGTCTACCGCAAGTAG